The DNA sequence AGAAATCGAAGGCACCCTTTTTCACAGCGGTCAGAGCGTTGGAGCGTTCGCCGTTGCCGGTCACCATGATGACTTTGGTTTGGGGATCGAGTTCGAGAATGTCGGGCAGTATCTCCAGACCCTCTTGACTGCCGCTGTAGGGCGACAACGAGATGTCGAGCAGCACGATATTCGGGTGTTGATCGCGCGCAAGCTGTAGCGCCTCGCCGGCAGTCGCGGCGGAGAGGACATCGTATTGATCTTCGAGCGCAAAACTGAGTTGAGAGCGAATTCCCTCTTCGTCGTCAACAATGAGGACCTTGGTGTGTTTAATTGTCATGCCTTTTTGAGTTTCAATTTGAAACTACTTCCCTGTCCAACAACTGAAGTTACAGTCAACTGCCCGCCCATCTGCTCGACCAACTCGCGGGACTGAAAGAGACCAATACCCAAACCGCTTGGCTTGCTGGTCTGGAAAGGACGAAAAAGTCGGTCGCGCATAAACTCGGCTGTCATTCCGGAGCCGGTATCCTGCACAGTAAGAGACGCTGTGTTGTCGTCCTGTGTGGCAAGAAAACGCAGCTCTCCCCCATTGGGCATCGCCTCGATGGCGTTGATGATGAGATTCGAAAGGACGCTGCGCAATTTTTCTTCGTTGCCGCGGACCATAGGTAGATTTTCGATTTCGGTCACCACTGTGATTTTGTTCTGCGCAGACAATTTCATCTCCTCAATCAAACTTAGTAAAGTTTGATGCAAATCGCAATTGGTGAGAACAAAATCGAGATGATCAGATGGAGACGAGAGTCGATTGATCAGGCGCTTCATTCGTTCTTGAGCGCCACGGAGCGTTTCCGTGGTCATTTGTTGGAATCGCGGGTCATCGAATTTGCGTTCGGCATTTTGCATGATCATCGAGAGCATCGAAATCAGATTCTTGACATCGTGAATGACGAAGGACGAGACCTTGGTGAATGAAGCCAATTCGCGCGTTTCAAGCAATTTTTCAGACTGTTTCACTGATAGCAGCGAGAGCGCCAATTGGTGCGAGATCGAATCGATTAGGAAGCGCACATCATCGGGGATCGGTTTATCCGATTGGCAGGCAATGAAGCCGACAAATTCTTTGCGTGCCACAAGCGGAATCAGCTCGCAGGAAGAATACGACTCGACGAACGCACGCTCATCGTTTTTCAATGACAGGCCAAGAGCAAGAAACTGCGAGGCGTTGCTCATGCGTCCGATTCGGAATAAATACTGTTCCAACTCTGCGGCGCTCTCGGCCCCAAGCACCGTTTCAGGGTAACGTTTGACAAACTCGCCCAGCTTGTCGCCTCGAAGATAGATCACAGTGTTGTTCATGCTGCATCTATGCTGCAGGACATGCTCGATTGCGGCGAACATCTCCTGGCGATCGGTAGCGGCAGTGACATCTTCGGCGAATGCGGTAATCTCGGTGAGCAACTCGACCTTGCCGGAGTAGATAGAACGATCAACGATTGAGCGCCAGCGGTTGCGGATAGAGCCGGACATTATCAAAGCTACAAAGAATAGTATCACCACGAACGCGGCAAGGACCGAGAGAAATATCTGCGGGCTGCCGCCAAGGGATACGAGCAACTTCACTGCGGCGCCGATGACGATGAAGTAGCCGCCGATCAAGACTAGTGCAACGGAAGAGTAAACGGCTTCGCGCGATACCACGACGCCCTGCCCCTGGCGTTCTTCGTAGACAACGAACCGGGCGAGAAGAACGAACGATCCCATCATAAGCAACGCTGAGATCTGGATGCTCATGAACTCGACACGGGCAATGAGGAGTCCCATCATTCCCGAGACAATGTTGACAGCGAGAAGCAGCGCGGTTGTTAAAATTGGCAATACGAGTGAGCGACGTAGCCGGCCATGCGATGCGCGGTAGGTGCTTTCAAGTTGAAGGAGTCCGAAGGCATTAGCGACAATCAGAAGTGTCAGGTAGTAACGCCCGACGACGGTGATTTCAATGTACCGTCCGTCGACGTCGTCATTGACGATTGTGAAGTAATTGCTAAAGAATGCTCCGATAGCCGCCAGGATCAGCAGAGTCAAAATGGCATAGACAGTCAAAGAACGGCGGCGAAACAGATTGGCAGCGGGTTCACGGGCAAAGACGAGCAAAAACAACAGCCAGAATCCAGTCGCGCTGGAGAGCATGCCGGTGAGCAATCCGTGCTGGAGGTGACTAAGAATATCGAAGCGTGGAATAATTCCAATGAAGAATGCCCACATGAGCCCCGTGGTTAATGCGGCTGCGACGAAGAAATGTCCGGATAGGTGGCCAGGTTTGCGCACCAGTACAAACAGCATTGAGAAGAAGGCTGCAAAACACGCCCCGATTTCAGCCAGGTCGTATATGGTAAACATCAGTCTTCAGCGGCTTCGCGGAAGAATCTTACTATGGCACCGGTGGTGAAGTAGTTCGCGAGTGTCAATGCAGCGGCGAGTCCGATTGTCATCCAAACGATGATTTCCGGATTGAACTTATTCACGATGCTGCCGGTGTTTTGAAGGGCGTAGACGAGAAACAACAATGGAATCTGAGGTAATGCGGCAAAAATGACGGTAGTGAAGAAGCTGCGGAAAAACAGCGAGAAACTGCGAGTGAAAGATTTTCCAAGTGAGGTCTTTGAGAGTACCATGAAGGGCACGACATAGACGAATAGTGCGGTAAGTAGTGTCTGCAATCCCTGCATTCCCACCATCAGTGCAATCTTGCGGCGCGGAGCACCTTCAACAAAGCCTTCGAAAAGTCCGGGAAGTGTCCAGAACAGAAGCAGTATCGGCACAAATACGATCAGCCATATCAGAAGCAACCTCGGATAGTGGCCGACAGCGGTCTTGAGTGATTTCACGAACTGAATCTTCTCTCGACTGAAGTACGATGCGAGCATGAGAATAGCTGTTGCACTCAACAGCGAATCGATCAGCCAGGAGAATAAGAGGTTCATCTTCTCAAAGACCGATGGAATATATGCTATGTGTTGCGGGTAGTGGGTTACTGAAGCATCCCCTATCCACTGGACGATTGGAATAAACCATCCCGAGAGCAAGGGCGAGAACATGTTGTTCAGCATCACGATCTGCAGCAACATGACAAGGAAGAATAGAAAAAATGGCGGCCAAAGTCGGAAGTTGAAAATTCCGACTATCAGCCGCCCATAGGTCGCGATTATGAAGTTTACTCTATCAAGCACACCCACAGATTGCTAGTTAGGTCCTCTCACCTCATTGGAGTTGGCCGACCGTGCGCCGTATTTGTCGAAGACAACTACGACATAGTAGAATTGCTGGCCGACATCGATGCTTTCATCCGTGAAATTAATCGCCGACTGTCCGGTAAGCACGCCTATCAAGTTAACAGCCGTGTTGGTTTGTACCGGTGTAGTGACAGAGCGATAGATCCGATATGATTCAAAATCGGAATCGGTATTCGGCGTCCATCCAATTGAAACGCTGGTTGAATCGTCGTCGGACTTGAACAAGGTTACCGCCGACGGCGTTTCATTTGCTTTGGTGGTCGATTTGATAGTGTTGCTCGCTGCCCGGAGGCCGGTGCGATCAATAGTGTAGACTATGTAATAATAATCTTTGCCCGGTTCGAGAGCGTTGTCGCGGAATGTTGTATTCGCGGCACTTGTTTCGGACCTTACGAGCAACGACGAAGTGTTGACGGTAGCGGTTTCCGAGCGGAAGACTTGGTAGCCTTGGAAATCGGAGACATTGGAGCGGGTCCAAGTCAATTCAATC is a window from the bacterium genome containing:
- the prsK gene encoding PEP-CTERM system histidine kinase PrsK; translation: MFTIYDLAEIGACFAAFFSMLFVLVRKPGHLSGHFFVAAALTTGLMWAFFIGIIPRFDILSHLQHGLLTGMLSSATGFWLLFLLVFAREPAANLFRRRSLTVYAILTLLILAAIGAFFSNYFTIVNDDVDGRYIEITVVGRYYLTLLIVANAFGLLQLESTYRASHGRLRRSLVLPILTTALLLAVNIVSGMMGLLIARVEFMSIQISALLMMGSFVLLARFVVYEERQGQGVVVSREAVYSSVALVLIGGYFIVIGAAVKLLVSLGGSPQIFLSVLAAFVVILFFVALIMSGSIRNRWRSIVDRSIYSGKVELLTEITAFAEDVTAATDRQEMFAAIEHVLQHRCSMNNTVIYLRGDKLGEFVKRYPETVLGAESAAELEQYLFRIGRMSNASQFLALGLSLKNDERAFVESYSSCELIPLVARKEFVGFIACQSDKPIPDDVRFLIDSISHQLALSLLSVKQSEKLLETRELASFTKVSSFVIHDVKNLISMLSMIMQNAERKFDDPRFQQMTTETLRGAQERMKRLINRLSSPSDHLDFVLTNCDLHQTLLSLIEEMKLSAQNKITVVTEIENLPMVRGNEEKLRSVLSNLIINAIEAMPNGGELRFLATQDDNTASLTVQDTGSGMTAEFMRDRLFRPFQTSKPSGLGIGLFQSRELVEQMGGQLTVTSVVGQGSSFKLKLKKA